TCCGTAGTGATCGGCGCCTCGGCGGGCGCCTCCACATGGAGCGCCTGGAGGAAGCCCGCCAGCGTGTCGGCCGCGTGGGCGCCTCGGCTGATCGAGCCGTGGTCCAGCGGCTCGCCAGGAACCCATGTCATCACGGTCCAGTGCTTGGGGAAGCGCTCGGACGGTTCGCCGAACCGCACCGGGGTCGGCACCGGGAGCGGCAGGCGCGGGGCCAGCACGGGTAGCCACCGCCGCTCCTTGAGCTGGAGCTCCGGGGTAGGGTCCATCCGCTGCATGCGCACGGCCAACTCGTCCCCGAGGCGCCACATTTGATTGCCCCAGCCGCCCGCCACCTCGCGGATGGCCAGCCCTGCAAGGTCTGGATGTTGCTCCTGCAGCAGCTCGCGGACCAGGTCTGCGGTGATCTCGATCTCGGTGTCGGTCATGCGAAGCCACAGTACCGAGGCGGCAGGCGGAGCGGGCGGAACAGCTCCAAAGTTCAGAGAAGCCTGCGTCCGCTGTTCCCTCCTGCGCCCCGATCTTGCCCAGCGGGGTCGGCTCACGGAGATCCGCGACAACCTTTTCGACCGCATCGCCGAGGCGGAGAGGGAAGGGTGGCTCGGCGAACTCGAAGGACTTCGTTGTCTGCCTGGCCGGAGCCGGATCCAAGATTGACCAAATCGACTTCGCGTGAATGCGTGGACCGGTGAACCTCGGGATTCCGACTCAGTGCCCCGCGACGCACGAATAGGCACCGGGCCGACATGCGGGTTGAAAGCGCGAACACCGCCACCTGGACCTGGCCGGCCGCCGGTGCCCGGTGAAGGCGAAGGGGGCCCAGCCCAAGGTCCGCCGCCGCGGCGCCGCCCGCGCGGAGTTCGTGCTGGAGACGGTGTACTGGGATGCAGGCCCGGCTGTGCCGAGGCTGCTGCGCGTGAGGCGATCGCCGGGCCTACCAGCCTGCTTGCGCCCGGCGACAGCCGATGCTGAGGCCTCTTCTCGGCGCGGACCGATGCGGGCTGCAAGTCAGGTCAGCCTGGCCGCCGTTGCACGACGCCTGCGAGCACCGTGGTCACCAGCTTGTTGACGGTTGCCGTAGTCGGCGGGTCGGGGTCGCGGTCTGCGAACAGGAGATGCCCGCCTCCGACCAAGGAGAGGGTGAGCGAGTCGATGTCGGCGTCGGCCGAGATGCGGCCCATTGCGCGCTCGTCGGCCAGGTAAGCGGAGACTGCGGTCGTGACCTGGGCGAGGATCGCGATGCCGCCTCCGGGCGTGGCTTGTCGCAGCCGCGCGCGCAACTCGTCCCGGAAAGTGATGAGCGGGATGATCGCCACGGGAACCGGTCCGAACAGGGTGGTCAGCGCGCTGGTGAGGTTATCGGTCACGGTGCCCGTGCCGACGGTCTCGCGCAGCCCATGTGCTTGCGTTTCGAGCTGTGCGGCCCGGTCGAGCACGAGCTCGGTGAGGAAAGCGTCGAAGTCGGTGAAGTGCCGGTGCAGGACGCCTTTGGCGCAGGCTGCCTCGTCGGTGACGGCCCGGCTGGTCAGCCCGTTCGGGCCATCCCGCAGCAGCACGCGTTCGGCGGCGTCGAACAACTGCTGCCGCGCGTCACGAAGGTGTACCCCGGTCGGCACTTACAGATCCTCTCGTGCGCCAGGCTCCCTGGCATCCATTGGCATGTGGGCGCTCGCCCACTAAAGTGAACGCATGCCCACTTTACCGCGAGAGCAACCCGAACCGGCACAGTCGCATCAGGCTCGGCGGACTGCCGAGTCTTTCGGCACGGATGCGCAACGCTACGACCAGGCCCGACCGGGCTACCCCGATGGCCTGGTGGCGCGTATCGTCGCCGGGAGCCCGGGGCCTGACGTGCTCGACGTAGGCTGCGGAACGGGCATCGCGGCCCGCCAGTTCCAGGCCGCCGGTTGCGCCGTGCTCGGCATCGAGCCGGATGCGCGGATGGCCGACCTCGCGCAAGCCCGCGGCCTGCAGGTCGAGGTGGCGACCTTCGAAGCCTGGGAGCCGGTTGGCCGAGTGTTCGACGCATTGATCGCCGCCCAGTCGTGGCACTGGGTGGACCCGGTCGCCGGCGCAGCGAAGGCGGCCCAGGTGCTGCGTCCGAACGGGCGCCTGGCGATCTTCGGGCACGTATTTGAGCCGCCCGCCGAGGTGGCCGAGCCGTTCGCGGCTGCTTACCGTCGGGTGGCGCCCGACTCCCCGTTCGGCAATCAGCCGGCGCGACGTTCGCTGGAGATGTACCAAGCGGGGTACGCGAAGATCGCCGACAAGATCCGCGAGACCGAGCAGTTCCACGAACCGGAACAGTGGCGATTCGACTGGGAGCAGTCCTACACGCGTGACCAATGGCTGGAACTGCTCCCCACTACCGGCGGCCTCACCCGACTTCGTCCCGATCAGCTGGCCGAGATACTGGGCGCGGTCGGCCATGCCATCGACGCTCTGGGTGGCCGCTTCACGATGCACTACACCACTCTGGCGACCACCGCCGTACGCGTCGGCACCCCTTGATCCGCTGCCGCACGGTCGCGCGGGCTCGCGGGCTCGCGCACGTTACTCGTCCTCGGACACGCCCGGATCACGCAGCGGGCGCAGGCCCCCGGGCAGCTCGGGGTGCTGGAAGGAGTACCGGCCGAGCATGTTGGTTACGTTGATGTGATGCCGCACGAACGGGCGGTGGAGTCGGGGGATGGGTGGCGGCCAGGCAGGCGGAGATCGCGTCGCAGCGTGCGGGCTCGGGATTGGCGTGCTGCCGGTCCAGGAAATTGGCGTTTCCAGGTGGTGCCGGCGCTGGGCCGGCCCGACTCCTCAATGTCGTTCTGAGGGCGGCAACGAAACTGCCTAGTTCAGAGAAGCGACCAGGCCGAAGAAGGCTGTTCCTGCCAGAGCGCTCGCATGGTTTCGACGGCACGCACAGGCCGGCCGGGCCGCCGCCCTTCAGCAGCCGCCCGGGGTCCAGGCCGCGCGGACACCAGCCCCAGGGCCTGTCCGGTGGGTCGCATGCCCCGTCTCAGCGTCAGGCCGGTGGGTGCTTCGTCCGTGCGGTTACAGTCGCACCATGACTGATGGGGAGCAGCGGTCGGAGCTGACGACGCCGGGCATAGTGGAGCTTCGGGCAGGAGATGCAGACCGCGAGTCGGTGGCTGAGAAGCTGCGGGTCGCGGCGGGCGAAGGCCGTATCGACTTTGCCGAGTTGGAGGAGAGGCTCGATCGGGCTTACGCCGCGAAGACGTACGGCGAACTCGACGCCCTGGTCGCCGATCTGCCACAGGAGCGGCCTTCCGGCTCGCATTCTGGCACTGACGCGGAAACCCTCGTCCTCAAGCCCCGCCTGGGCAACATCGAGCAGAGCGGCCGGTGGACAGTTCCCCGGAGGGTCGTCGCCGAATGCAAAATGCTGCACATCGTGATCGACTTCACCGAGGCAACCTGTGCGTACCGTGACGTCACCGTCGAGGCGAGCTGCGGAACGGGCAACATTCAGTTGATCGTTCCGCAGGGCTGGGCGGTGCGGATCGACGGGGCGAGCACCAATACCGCTCACATCAGCAACAAGGCCACCGCGCCGACAGACCCGAGCTCCCCGACGCTCACGATCGTCGGACACCCGCG
This genomic stretch from Streptomyces nigrescens harbors:
- a CDS encoding TetR/AcrR family transcriptional regulator; the protein is MPTGVHLRDARQQLFDAAERVLLRDGPNGLTSRAVTDEAACAKGVLHRHFTDFDAFLTELVLDRAAQLETQAHGLRETVGTGTVTDNLTSALTTLFGPVPVAIIPLITFRDELRARLRQATPGGGIAILAQVTTAVSAYLADERAMGRISADADIDSLTLSLVGGGHLLFADRDPDPPTTATVNKLVTTVLAGVVQRRPG
- a CDS encoding class I SAM-dependent methyltransferase — its product is MPTLPREQPEPAQSHQARRTAESFGTDAQRYDQARPGYPDGLVARIVAGSPGPDVLDVGCGTGIAARQFQAAGCAVLGIEPDARMADLAQARGLQVEVATFEAWEPVGRVFDALIAAQSWHWVDPVAGAAKAAQVLRPNGRLAIFGHVFEPPAEVAEPFAAAYRRVAPDSPFGNQPARRSLEMYQAGYAKIADKIRETEQFHEPEQWRFDWEQSYTRDQWLELLPTTGGLTRLRPDQLAEILGAVGHAIDALGGRFTMHYTTLATTAVRVGTP
- a CDS encoding DUF1707 SHOCT-like domain-containing protein — translated: MTDGEQRSELTTPGIVELRAGDADRESVAEKLRVAAGEGRIDFAELEERLDRAYAAKTYGELDALVADLPQERPSGSHSGTDAETLVLKPRLGNIEQSGRWTVPRRVVAECKMLHIVIDFTEATCAYRDVTVEASCGTGNIQLIVPQGWAVRIDGASTNTAHISNKATAPTDPSSPTLTIVGHPRAGRIKIKQPRRRR